CTGACGGAGGAGGTCGAGCCGGAGGTGCGCACCGTCGACATCCCGCGGCGAGTCAACGTGATCTCCACCTACCCGATCGGAGCGGTGACCGGCGCGCCCGAACCGGATCTGGCTCGTTCGCTCGTCGAGCTCGTCACGGGCGCCGACGGACAGGCCGTTCTGAGCTCCTACGGGTTCCTGCCGCCGTAGCCGGGAGCAACCGTGGAACGGACCCGACTTCCCCGCGCGATCGTCGTCCTCGCCGTTGTGGGCGTGGCGTTCGTGGCACTGCCGCTCGCGGGGATCGTCGTTCGCTCCGCGTGGTCGCGGGCGGGAGAGGTCCTGCCCTCCGACACGACGCTCCACGCGTTGCGACTCTCGATCGTCGTCGCCTCGGCCGCGGCGATCGTGGACCTCGTGCTCGGGGTGCCGGTGGCGTTCCTCCTCGCGCGGATCCGGTTCCCGGGACGGACGCTCGTGCGCGCGATCGTCGTGCTGCCGCTCGTGCTCCCGCCGGTCGTCGCGGGCGTCGGACTGCTCGCCGCGCTGGGACGGCGCGGGTTGCTCGGCGGTCCGCTCGAGGCGATCGGGATCTCCCTGCCGTTCACGACCGGTGGAGCGGTGATCGCGACCGCTTTCGTGTCGTTCCCGCTCGTCGTCCTTGCGACCGAGGCCGGCCTGCGTTCCCTGGACGAACGGCTCGAGGGCGCCGCGCGGACGCTCGGTGCATCGCCCGGGTACGTGCTCCGGCGGGTCACGCTGCCGCTGCTGCTGCCCCAGATCGTCGCGGGTGCGGTGCTCGCGTGGGCGCGGGCCCTCGGGGAGTTCGGCGCGACGTTGATGTTCGCGGGGAACCTCGCGGGTCGCACGCAGACGCTCCCGCTCGCGGTGTTCGAGACGACCCAGACCGATCCTCGCGGGGCCCTGCTCGTCTCGCTGCTGCTCGTGGTCGTGTCGGTGGCGGTCCTCCTCGCGCTGCGAGGACGGTTCCTCGACGG
The sequence above is a segment of the Actinomycetota bacterium genome. Coding sequences within it:
- a CDS encoding ABC transporter permease, which encodes MERTRLPRAIVVLAVVGVAFVALPLAGIVVRSAWSRAGEVLPSDTTLHALRLSIVVASAAAIVDLVLGVPVAFLLARIRFPGRTLVRAIVVLPLVLPPVVAGVGLLAALGRRGLLGGPLEAIGISLPFTTGGAVIATAFVSFPLVVLATEAGLRSLDERLEGAARTLGASPGYVLRRVTLPLLLPQIVAGAVLAWARALGEFGATLMFAGNLAGRTQTLPLAVFETTQTDPRGALLVSLLLVVVSVAVLLALRGRFLDGGGSR